The sequence ACCCCACCGCCGGCCATGACCTCGATCCGGCCCGCCGCCGCCCGGACGGTGGCCGCGAGGCGCGGGAGCCCGTCGCCCGCGCGGGCCGCGCCGCCCGAGGTCAGCACCCGGCGCACGCCCGCCGCCGCGAGCACGTCGAGCGTGCCGGCGACGTCGTCGAGCACGTCGAACGCCCGGTGGAAGGTGACCTCGCGCCCGTCAGCCGCCACGACCAGCCGCGCGAGCGCGCGCTGGTCGACGCCGCTCGCGCGCCCGTCCGCCAGCGCGCCGACGACCACGCCCGCGGCGCCCGCGGCCACCGCCGCCCGCACGTCGCGGACCTGCACGTCGACCTCGTCGTCGCCGTACCGGAACCCGCCCGGCCGCGGGCGCACCAGCACGTGCACGCCCGTCCCGGGGACCGCGTCGAGGACCGCCTCGAGCAGCCCGGGGCTCGGCGTCAGCCCGCCCGTGGCACCGAGCGCGACGCACAGCTCGAGGCGGTCCGCGCCCGCGGCCACGGCCGCGAGGGCACCGGCCACGTCCTGCACCGCGACCTCGAGCACGGGCACCGCACGCTCGGGCACCGCACGCTCAGGCACCGCACGCTCGGGCACGGCGCGCTCAGGCACGACGAGCGGCGACCTCGTAGAGCGCGATCCCCGCGGCGACGCCGGCGTTGAGCGACTCGACGTCGCCGCCGATCGGGATCGAGGCGATCGCGTCGCACTGCTCGCGCACCAGCCGCGAGATGCCCTTGCCCTCCGAGCCCACGACGAGCACGAGCGGGTCGGTCGCGTACGGCAGGTCGCCGATGGCCACGTCGCCGCCGCCGTCGAGCCCGACGACGAAGACGCCGGCCTTCTTCCACTCCTGCAGCGTGCGGGCCAGGTTGGTGACGCGCGCGACCGGCACCCGCGCCGCGGCTCCCGCGGAGACCTTCCACGCGGCGGCCGTGACGCCGGCCGAGCGACGCTCCGGCACCAGCAGCCCGTGCGCACCGAACGCGCCGGCCGAACGGAGCACCGCGCCGAGGTTGCGGGGGTCGGTGACCCCGTCCAGGGCGACGACGAGCGGGCTCGTGCCGGCCGCCGCCGCGCGGTCCAGCAGGTCCTCGTCGTCGGCGTACGCGTACGGCGGCACCTGGATCGCGACGCCCTGGTGCACCGAGCCGTCCGTGAGCCGGTCGAGCTCGGTGCGGGTCACCTCGAGCAGCGGGTAGCCCGCGTCGGCCGCGATCGAGATGATCTCGCGCGTGCGGTCGTCGGCCTCGAGCCGGGTCGCGAGGTAGACCGTGGCGATCGGCACGCCGACGCGCAGCGCCTCGAGCACCGAGTTCCGCCCGGACACGATCTCGTGCGTCGAGGACTTGCGGCCGCCCTTGAGCCCGGCGGGCCGCCCGCCCGAGGAGCCCCGCCCGCCCGAGGGCCGGCCGCCGGACTTCTCCGCGGCGACCTTGCGCTTGTGGGCGACGTGGTAGACGCGGTCCTCGGCCTTGGGCGTCGGGCCCTTGCCCTCGAGCGCGCGGCGGCTGTGCCCGCCCGTGCCCGTGGAGGCGCCCTTCTTCGAGCCCGTCTTGCGCGTCGCACCGCGACGCTGGGAGTTGCCGGCCATCAGTCCTCCGATCGGGGGGCGAGCGTCCAGCGCGCGCCGGTGGGCGAGTCCTCGACGACGATGCCCGCGGCCGCCAGGCGGTCGCGGATCGCGTCGGACGTCGCGAAGTCACGTGCGGCGCGCGCCGCGGCGCGCGCCTCGAGCTCGCCGGCGACGACCGCCTCGAGCGCGGACGCGTACCGCTCGTCGGCGGCGCGCGAGCGCCACTGCGCCGAGCCGGGGTCGAGGCCCAGCACGTCGAGCATCGACCGGAGCGTCACCATCGCGGCGCGCGCGGCCGCCGGGTCGCCGGCGGCGAGCGCCGTGTTCCCCGCGCGCAGCGTCTCGTGCACCACCGCGAGCGCGGCGGGCACGTTGAGGTCGTCGTCCATCGCCGCGACGAAGTCCGCGGGCAGCTCGGCTGCCGCGACCTCCTCGTCGGACGCGGTCCCCACCTGCTCGGCGGCGCGCGTGACGAACCCGGACAGCCGGTCCCACGTGGCCTCGGCCTCGCGTAGCGTGTCCTCGCTCCACTCGAGCATCGAGCGGTACTGCACCGCGGTCAGCGCGTAGCGGACCACCGCGGCGCGCGCCTGCTGCAGCACCACGTCGACCAGCAGGCCGTTGCCCAGGGACTTGCTCATCTTGGCGCCGCCCTGCGTGACCCAGCCGTTGTGCAGCCAGAACCGCGCGAACTGCTGGCCCGCCGCGTGCGACTGCGCGAGCTCGTTCTCGTGGTGCGGGAACCGCAGGTCGAGCCCGCCGCCGTGGATGTCGAACTCCGGGCCCAGGTACCGCACCGCCATCGCCGAGCACTCGAGGTGCCAGCCCGGGCGGCCGCGGCCGAACGGGGTGTCCCAGCTCGCCGTGGGCGGCTCGCCGGGCTTCGCGGCCTTCCAGAGCGCGAAGTCGTGCACGTCGCGCTTGGCGCCGCCCACCGGCGCGTCGTCGGGTGCGGGCACCATGTCGTCGACCGGCTGGTTGGTCAGCGCGCCGTATCCCGGGAAGGAGCGGACGTCGAAGTACACGTCGCCCTCGGCCGCGACGTACGCGTGGCCCGCGTCGACGAGGGTGCGCATCAGGTCGACCATCGCGGGGACGTGCCCGGTCGCTCGCGGCTCGTACGTCGGCGGCAGGACGCCCAGCGCGTCGTACGCGCGCGTGAACGCGCGCTCGTTCGCCATCGCCCAGGCCCACCACGGCTCCCCGGCGGCCGCGGACTTCGCCAGGATCTTGTCGTCGATGTCGGTGACGTTGCGGACCAGCGTCACGCGCAGGCCCTGGCGGCGCAGCCAGCGGACCAGGACGTCGAACGCGACGCCCGACCGGACGTGGCCCACGTGCGGCGGCGCCTGCACCGTGGCGCCGCACAGGTAGACGCCGACCTCACCCGCCGTGCGCGGCGTGAAGTCGCGCACCGTGCGGGTCGCGGTGTCGTACAGGCGCAGGGTCACCGGGCAAGGCTACCGGCGGGTCAGCCGAAGCAGAGCCCCTCGCCCCGGTACGTCGGCACGGTCGCCTCCACGGCCTCCCCGCGCACCAGGTGCACGTCGGCGAACCGCTCCATGACCTCGCCCGACTTCGCGTGCCGGAACCACACCCGGTCACCGACGCGCAGGTCGGCCCGGTCCCGCAGCCGCAGCGGCGTCTGCACCTCGCCCGCGCCCTCGCGCGGCGTCAGCGCGAGCCCTGCGGGCCACACCGGCCGCGGCTGCCGCGACGCGGTGGCCGGGCCGGACGCGACGTACCCGCCGCCGAACGCGGTCGCGAGCCCGGGCGCCGGCACGCGCACGACGTCGAGCCCGAAGTACGCGGCGGGCCGGGGCTCGAACGAGCGGTAGTCGTCGAACAGCGTGGGCACGAAGAGGCCGGAGCCCGCGGTCACCTCGGTCACCGTCGGGTCGCCGACCGACGTCTGCACCGACCCCGAGCCGCCCGAGTTCACCAGCTCGAGCCGGTGGCCGACGGCCTGGGTCACCGCGTCGACGCACAGCGCGCGCCGGGTGGCCAGGTCCCGCACCGACAGGCGCTTGACCGCGCGCACGGCGGCGCTCGAGTCCGGCATGCCCGCCACCTGCGCCTCGTAGAACATCAGCCCGCGCACGACGATGCCGTCGCGGCGCGCGATCGCCTCGGCCAGGTCGCCGACCTCCTGCGGCGTGTGCACCGGCGAGCGGCGCACCCCCAGGTGGGCGCGCAGCGGCCCGAGCGCGATGCGCAGGGACGCGTCGACGTCCAGGCACACGCGCAGCAGCGTGCCGTGCGCGACGGCGGCCTTGGCCGCGAGGTCCACCTGCGCGAGGTCGTCGACCATGAGCGTCACGGCCGCGGCCGCCGCCGGGTCCGCCGCGAGCTCGTCGAGCGCTCCCGTGTCCACGGACGGGTACCCGACGAGGACGTCCCGCACCCCCTGCCGCGCGAGCCAGACCGCCTCCCGCAGCGAGTAGGCCATCACGCCCGCGAAGCCCGGCGTCGCCAGCACGCGCTCGAGCACCGAGCGGACCCGCACGGACTTGCTGGCCACCCGCACCGGGGTCCCGGCGGCACGCACGACGAGGTCGGCCGCGTTGGCCTCGAGCGCGTCGAGGTCCACGACGGCGAGCGGTGCGGGCAGGTGCCCCGTGGCGGCGTCGAGCCGGGCTCCGAGCGTCATGCGTCCACCTTCCTGGCGTCCCGGCGGGCGTCGGCGGCGTCGTGCACCGCGAACTGGCCCGCCAGGGCGGTGATGACCAGCACCAGCGCGAGCGGCAGCAGGAACCCGACGCGGAACGAGGTGAGGCTGCTGACGACGCCCACCAGGACCGCGCCGAGGAGCGTGCCGCCGTAGTTGAACACGTTCAGGCGCGCGACCACCGCGTCGGCCGACTCCGGGGCGAGCGCCCCGGCCGCCGAGAAGCACAGCGGCGCGCCGAGACCGAGCCCCGCGCCGGCGAGCGCGAACCCGACGAGGGCCACCGCGGCACCGGGCGCCACGACGACGAGCAGGAGCCCGCCCGCCGCGACGAGGGACGCCGTGCGCACCACGCGCACGCGGCCCCACCGC is a genomic window of Cellulomonas fulva containing:
- the cysS gene encoding cysteine--tRNA ligase, with product MTLRLYDTATRTVRDFTPRTAGEVGVYLCGATVQAPPHVGHVRSGVAFDVLVRWLRRQGLRVTLVRNVTDIDDKILAKSAAAGEPWWAWAMANERAFTRAYDALGVLPPTYEPRATGHVPAMVDLMRTLVDAGHAYVAAEGDVYFDVRSFPGYGALTNQPVDDMVPAPDDAPVGGAKRDVHDFALWKAAKPGEPPTASWDTPFGRGRPGWHLECSAMAVRYLGPEFDIHGGGLDLRFPHHENELAQSHAAGQQFARFWLHNGWVTQGGAKMSKSLGNGLLVDVVLQQARAAVVRYALTAVQYRSMLEWSEDTLREAEATWDRLSGFVTRAAEQVGTASDEEVAAAELPADFVAAMDDDLNVPAALAVVHETLRAGNTALAAGDPAAARAAMVTLRSMLDVLGLDPGSAQWRSRAADERYASALEAVVAGELEARAAARAARDFATSDAIRDRLAAAGIVVEDSPTGARWTLAPRSED
- a CDS encoding copper homeostasis protein CutC yields the protein MPERAVPVLEVAVQDVAGALAAVAAGADRLELCVALGATGGLTPSPGLLEAVLDAVPGTGVHVLVRPRPGGFRYGDDEVDVQVRDVRAAVAAGAAGVVVGALADGRASGVDQRALARLVVAADGREVTFHRAFDVLDDVAGTLDVLAAAGVRRVLTSGGAARAGDGLPRLAATVRAAAGRIEVMAGGGVRPDDVAALVGLGVDAVHLSASVPVADDGGPGGGGTQGRTATDPGTVAQARQALDAAS
- a CDS encoding amino acid deaminase/aldolase codes for the protein MTLGARLDAATGHLPAPLAVVDLDALEANAADLVVRAAGTPVRVASKSVRVRSVLERVLATPGFAGVMAYSLREAVWLARQGVRDVLVGYPSVDTGALDELAADPAAAAAVTLMVDDLAQVDLAAKAAVAHGTLLRVCLDVDASLRIALGPLRAHLGVRRSPVHTPQEVGDLAEAIARRDGIVVRGLMFYEAQVAGMPDSSAAVRAVKRLSVRDLATRRALCVDAVTQAVGHRLELVNSGGSGSVQTSVGDPTVTEVTAGSGLFVPTLFDDYRSFEPRPAAYFGLDVVRVPAPGLATAFGGGYVASGPATASRQPRPVWPAGLALTPREGAGEVQTPLRLRDRADLRVGDRVWFRHAKSGEVMERFADVHLVRGEAVEATVPTYRGEGLCFG
- the rlmB gene encoding 23S rRNA (guanosine(2251)-2'-O)-methyltransferase RlmB → MAGNSQRRGATRKTGSKKGASTGTGGHSRRALEGKGPTPKAEDRVYHVAHKRKVAAEKSGGRPSGGRGSSGGRPAGLKGGRKSSTHEIVSGRNSVLEALRVGVPIATVYLATRLEADDRTREIISIAADAGYPLLEVTRTELDRLTDGSVHQGVAIQVPPYAYADDEDLLDRAAAAGTSPLVVALDGVTDPRNLGAVLRSAGAFGAHGLLVPERRSAGVTAAAWKVSAGAAARVPVARVTNLARTLQEWKKAGVFVVGLDGGGDVAIGDLPYATDPLVLVVGSEGKGISRLVREQCDAIASIPIGGDVESLNAGVAAGIALYEVAARRA